A single window of Mycolicibacterium aurum DNA harbors:
- a CDS encoding P-II family nitrogen regulator, translated as MTPALAKMTKIEVVVTGSDAPAVRELIGSVGATGYTSLSGVSGLGHHGYHQGRLLFNQQAALELIITVVPDSRVEALLAGLRPLLDASSGVMFVTETYVSRPEYFS; from the coding sequence ATGACACCCGCCCTGGCCAAGATGACCAAAATCGAAGTCGTCGTCACCGGAAGCGACGCGCCGGCGGTCCGGGAGCTCATCGGAAGCGTCGGCGCCACCGGATACACCAGCCTGTCCGGGGTCTCCGGGCTCGGCCACCACGGCTACCACCAGGGCCGACTGTTGTTCAACCAGCAAGCCGCCCTCGAATTGATCATCACCGTGGTGCCCGACTCCAGGGTCGAGGCGTTGCTGGCGGGCCTGCGCCCCCTGCTGGACGCGTCCTCGGGCGTGATGTTCGTGACCGAGACCTACGTCAGCAGGCCTGAGTACTTCAGCTGA
- a CDS encoding sensor domain-containing protein produces MAGAQSGRLAASIAAAGLVLAGCAGAPADERPVVRIVEAAQPSPAVPLGPFLPTATELSAVLGTGPNSMMGRPVAGDAGVLLTSVADGQAAPAECVSAPYRLQEIVYDASPVQSVASNTWAGGGFDGPPVSGFFGVVQMASPVAAQEFFASVTDQWRRCNGQTVTLNAQANGADELSRVTDVTFGEHVIAAHVLHASGGTGSPTGLRAVGLAGDCIVEVELTDPRPVGNVQGAVAVVDVIRDKIAAVR; encoded by the coding sequence ATGGCAGGTGCGCAGTCGGGGCGCCTCGCGGCGTCGATCGCCGCCGCGGGCCTGGTCCTTGCCGGCTGTGCGGGCGCGCCCGCCGACGAGCGGCCGGTGGTGCGCATCGTCGAGGCGGCCCAGCCGTCGCCGGCTGTCCCTCTCGGCCCGTTCCTGCCGACGGCCACTGAACTGTCGGCAGTGTTGGGCACCGGACCGAACAGCATGATGGGCCGACCGGTCGCCGGTGATGCGGGCGTGCTGCTGACCAGCGTGGCCGACGGCCAGGCGGCGCCCGCGGAGTGCGTCAGCGCCCCGTACCGCCTCCAGGAGATCGTCTACGACGCCAGCCCGGTGCAATCGGTGGCCAGCAACACCTGGGCCGGCGGCGGCTTCGACGGCCCGCCGGTGTCGGGGTTCTTCGGCGTCGTCCAGATGGCCAGCCCGGTGGCGGCACAGGAATTCTTCGCCTCGGTCACCGACCAGTGGCGACGCTGCAACGGACAGACCGTGACCCTGAACGCGCAGGCCAACGGCGCCGACGAGCTCAGCAGGGTCACCGACGTCACGTTCGGCGAGCACGTGATCGCGGCACATGTGCTGCACGCTTCGGGCGGCACCGGGTCGCCGACCGGCCTGCGCGCCGTCGGGCTCGCCGGTGACTGCATCGTCGAGGTCGAGCTCACCGATCCTCGCCCTGTCGGCAACGTCCAGGGCGCGGTCGCGGTGGTGGACGTGATCCGCGACAAGATCGCCGCCGTGCGCTGA
- a CDS encoding carbonic anhydrase translates to MNLPRDTWQRLRAGNRLRCEQSVDRPIAAVFRCADARLTNETVFGQGPGALLDISTWGHTVDAGVLGSFEYAVECLEVPLIVVLGHDDCPAMTAALKAWEHTELPGGSMRRVVEHALLSVVRRGTIADSVQSVAAAHAVETGLALAQRSPILSSRVDNGTCGIVCATYVSTDRAVQVHATIGAVDESAVGLVEVV, encoded by the coding sequence ATGAACCTCCCACGTGATACCTGGCAGCGGCTGCGCGCCGGCAACCGGCTGCGCTGCGAGCAGTCGGTGGACCGGCCGATCGCTGCCGTCTTCCGCTGTGCCGATGCCCGTCTCACCAATGAGACGGTCTTCGGCCAGGGCCCCGGCGCCCTGCTCGACATCAGTACATGGGGCCACACCGTGGACGCAGGCGTGCTCGGTAGCTTCGAGTACGCCGTCGAATGCCTGGAGGTGCCGCTCATCGTCGTGCTCGGACATGACGACTGCCCGGCCATGACCGCGGCACTGAAGGCGTGGGAACACACGGAACTGCCCGGCGGATCGATGCGCCGAGTGGTCGAACATGCTCTGCTGTCTGTGGTGCGGCGCGGGACGATCGCCGACTCGGTGCAGTCGGTCGCCGCTGCCCATGCTGTCGAGACCGGCCTCGCTCTCGCTCAACGCTCTCCGATTCTGTCCAGTCGGGTAGACAACGGCACATGCGGAATTGTCTGTGCCACCTATGTTTCCACCGATAGGGCGGTGCAGGTGCACGCCACCATCGGCGCTGTCGACGAGAGCGCGGTCGGGCTCGTCGAGGTCGTCTAG
- a CDS encoding TerC family protein translates to MADAIVVPLWGWAALTAAIVVMLAIDLFMHRDNHVIGFREAAVWSTIWIAAGLGFGGIVWWAYGAEVAGTYYAGYLIEKALSVDNVFVFALIFTYFAVPDRYQHKVLFWGVVGALLFRLVFIFVGAELLAAFFWTAYIFGAFLIYTAYKMAFQHDKELEPEKNLVVRLVRRVVPTDPRYHGDRLFTRVDGKRVATLLFVVLIAVEATDLIFAIDSVAAVLAITTSTFLVWTANAFAVLGLRSLYFCLAGLLRRFTHLHYGLAVLLAFAGVKLVLSETPVGKLPIPLTLGVIVVTLTVSIVWSLLATRTGKPTRDPLDY, encoded by the coding sequence GTGGCCGACGCGATAGTCGTTCCGCTGTGGGGATGGGCCGCGCTGACCGCGGCCATCGTGGTCATGCTGGCGATCGACCTGTTCATGCATCGCGACAACCATGTCATCGGCTTCCGTGAAGCCGCGGTGTGGTCGACGATCTGGATCGCCGCGGGACTGGGCTTCGGCGGGATCGTCTGGTGGGCTTACGGCGCCGAGGTCGCCGGAACCTATTACGCCGGCTACCTCATCGAGAAGGCCCTGTCGGTCGACAACGTCTTCGTCTTTGCGCTGATCTTCACCTACTTCGCGGTTCCGGACCGCTACCAGCACAAGGTCCTGTTCTGGGGCGTCGTCGGGGCGCTGCTGTTCCGGCTCGTGTTCATCTTCGTCGGCGCAGAACTACTTGCGGCGTTCTTCTGGACCGCCTACATCTTCGGGGCGTTCCTGATCTACACCGCCTACAAGATGGCCTTCCAGCACGACAAAGAACTGGAACCGGAGAAGAACCTGGTGGTGCGACTGGTGCGACGAGTGGTGCCGACCGATCCCCGCTACCACGGTGATCGTCTGTTCACCCGGGTCGACGGCAAGCGGGTGGCCACACTGCTCTTCGTCGTGCTGATCGCCGTCGAGGCAACCGACCTGATCTTCGCGATCGACTCGGTGGCCGCGGTGCTGGCGATCACCACCAGCACCTTCCTCGTCTGGACCGCCAACGCCTTTGCGGTGCTGGGGTTGCGCAGCCTCTACTTCTGCCTGGCCGGACTGTTGCGCAGGTTCACCCATCTGCACTACGGGCTGGCGGTGCTCCTGGCCTTCGCAGGCGTCAAGCTCGTCCTGTCGGAGACGCCGGTCGGCAAACTACCGATTCCCCTCACCCTTGGTGTCATCGTCGTCACGCTCACCGTGTCCATCGTGTGGAGCCTGCTCGCCACCCGAACCGGCAAACCGACACGCGACCCGCTGGATTACTGA
- a CDS encoding proton-conducting transporter transmembrane domain-containing protein codes for MLVLDEAALTAVLAAPLLAAVAATTVGRRVPVLATRLGALAAGSGFILVAGLAVSSARGEQAALGTGVLAFAADRLAVAVLLLIFGVSTVAQAFAVRYLAGDPRAWWFTAGAGLLTAASAVMATATTLIGIAVGWTAAGVALCLLLGTYWQLPSARDGVRRAAVAFLIGDGALWVAVGLIIVRTENGDMAALSATRPDAAMATLVSVLIVVAALSRSAQIPFHRWLPATLAAPTPVSALLHAGVVNAGGILLIRLSPLPSPALAAGLLVIAGTTTMAYGAAIMLVKPDIKGALAHSTMAQMGFMILTCGLGLWAATVIHLVAHGFYKATLFLSSGSAIARHRRFAALPAAPRPAGRRRLVNLVTAAALPLVALSAAAELFSTWTHTHAAEQALLLFAWVTGAAATWGWLQRRPNVAGAVSAGAVLLLAAVGYVALISTATEFLAPALPDTPAAPPAVWATVTAALILLGTLAGLRGSRVADALRRVVYTHVLSAGSVHPATTGAQR; via the coding sequence ATGTTGGTGTTGGACGAAGCCGCACTCACCGCAGTGCTCGCGGCGCCGCTGCTTGCCGCCGTGGCGGCGACCACGGTCGGCCGTCGGGTCCCGGTGCTTGCCACGCGGCTCGGCGCCCTGGCCGCAGGATCAGGATTCATCCTTGTCGCCGGGCTGGCCGTGAGCTCCGCGCGCGGCGAGCAAGCCGCCCTCGGAACGGGTGTGCTCGCATTTGCCGCCGATCGGCTGGCGGTGGCGGTGCTGCTGCTGATTTTCGGAGTGAGCACCGTGGCACAGGCGTTCGCGGTCCGGTACCTCGCCGGCGACCCGCGGGCCTGGTGGTTCACCGCCGGTGCCGGGCTCCTCACGGCAGCGTCCGCGGTGATGGCCACGGCCACCACGCTGATCGGCATCGCTGTAGGTTGGACCGCCGCAGGCGTCGCACTGTGCCTGCTCTTGGGTACTTACTGGCAACTGCCGAGCGCGCGGGACGGTGTCCGCCGTGCCGCGGTCGCGTTCCTGATCGGCGACGGCGCCCTGTGGGTGGCGGTGGGTCTGATCATCGTCCGTACGGAAAACGGTGACATGGCCGCCCTTTCGGCCACCCGCCCCGACGCCGCGATGGCGACGTTGGTGTCGGTACTGATCGTGGTCGCCGCGCTGTCGCGGTCCGCGCAAATCCCGTTCCACCGCTGGCTGCCGGCGACCCTGGCGGCACCCACCCCGGTGTCGGCATTGCTGCATGCCGGGGTGGTGAACGCCGGTGGGATTCTGTTGATCCGCTTGAGCCCGCTGCCCAGCCCCGCGTTGGCGGCAGGCCTACTCGTCATCGCCGGCACCACCACCATGGCCTACGGCGCCGCCATCATGCTCGTGAAGCCGGATATCAAAGGTGCGCTTGCACATTCGACCATGGCCCAGATGGGGTTCATGATCCTCACGTGTGGACTCGGCCTATGGGCCGCAACAGTCATCCACCTGGTGGCCCACGGCTTCTACAAAGCCACGTTGTTCCTGTCCTCCGGATCGGCGATCGCCCGGCACCGCCGGTTCGCTGCACTGCCCGCCGCCCCACGTCCGGCCGGGCGCCGGCGGCTGGTCAATCTCGTCACCGCCGCGGCGCTCCCTCTGGTCGCGTTGTCGGCCGCTGCTGAGCTCTTCTCGACCTGGACGCACACCCATGCCGCAGAGCAGGCCCTTCTGCTGTTCGCATGGGTGACGGGCGCGGCCGCCACCTGGGGCTGGCTCCAGCGCCGCCCCAACGTCGCGGGCGCAGTGAGTGCCGGAGCCGTCTTGCTTCTCGCCGCGGTGGGCTACGTCGCGCTGATCAGCACGGCTACCGAATTCCTCGCGCCGGCACTGCCTGACACCCCGGCTGCCCCGCCCGCCGTGTGGGCGACCGTCACTGCCGCGCTGATCCTGCTCGGCACGCTGGCGGGCCTGCGCGGGTCGCGCGTAGCCGATGCCCTGCGACGTGTCGTCTATACCCACGTGCTCAGCGCAGGAAGCGTCCACCCGGCCACGACAGGAGCACAACGATGA
- a CDS encoding NmrA family NAD(P)-binding protein: protein MLLITGPSGNVGHELVELLRVRTDPHSWRIASRHPEMLRDRVGDGAQVSAFDFFDRTTWPAALRDVTALFLLFPLPGNKAAREAVIPFVHAADDAGCRHVVYVSVFGADRAPFIPHHKVEAALQASTMSSTILRCSFFMQNLHRAISTHGIDIADRGELFIPAGSGRTTFIDARDAAEVAALALTDVASHRDRVHRLTGSAAMSMDEVAKAMSDQLDHPITYTRPSLARFAARLRRRGVGWDTIGFMSAIYTLTRLGQNQPITDDVATLLGRPPRTMREFLRDNAWRWRDHAWT from the coding sequence ATGCTGCTCATCACCGGACCGAGCGGCAACGTCGGTCACGAGCTGGTGGAACTGCTCCGCGTGAGGACCGACCCGCACTCATGGCGGATAGCCAGTCGCCATCCTGAGATGTTGCGGGACCGTGTCGGTGACGGCGCCCAGGTCAGCGCCTTCGACTTCTTCGACCGTACGACGTGGCCTGCGGCGCTTCGCGACGTGACGGCGCTGTTCCTGCTGTTCCCGTTGCCGGGCAACAAGGCAGCTCGCGAGGCGGTCATCCCGTTCGTGCACGCCGCTGACGACGCCGGGTGCAGGCACGTCGTGTACGTCTCGGTGTTCGGCGCCGACCGGGCCCCGTTCATCCCTCACCACAAAGTCGAGGCAGCCCTGCAGGCCAGCACGATGAGCTCCACCATCCTGCGGTGCAGCTTCTTCATGCAGAACCTGCACCGTGCGATCTCCACTCACGGCATCGACATCGCCGACCGCGGAGAACTGTTCATTCCGGCCGGGTCCGGCCGGACCACATTCATCGACGCCCGCGACGCCGCAGAGGTCGCTGCCCTGGCACTGACCGACGTCGCCTCGCATCGCGACCGCGTCCACCGTTTGACCGGATCCGCCGCGATGAGCATGGACGAGGTCGCCAAAGCGATGAGCGACCAATTGGATCACCCGATCACGTACACCCGTCCCAGTCTCGCGCGGTTCGCAGCTCGACTGCGCCGGCGCGGAGTGGGTTGGGACACGATCGGGTTCATGTCCGCGATCTATACCCTGACCCGCCTGGGGCAGAACCAACCGATCACCGACGACGTCGCGACGCTGCTGGGGCGGCCACCTCGCACCATGCGAGAGTTCCTGCGCGACAACGCATGGCGGTGGCGCGATCATGCCTGGACCTGA
- a CDS encoding DUF2309 domain-containing protein gives MTEATSTRPDSARARLRSDIRLSARVLPTHYPLDTFIAVNPLAGLQAMPFEQAVRRAGDLYGTPGTLPEAMFRRLYHQGRITDADLDRALARRYPRLAEEPGLQLENRRVTATALLRADLLYGVPAPEPQRRYRTRAEEWATGDADIVDTQAAKWMAAFLGEASWPMPGREQGFYPAWRALAPTDRTLTRTVRARLRGVAERPDDAVLVALDALGVADGDRVTYLQAHLTRLPGWAAHVNWCADRDVGVDLLQYLAMRLSYEAALLDNRRSQPTEPALPALWTAKDRAAHLLEACGISDVTESDLATAARILAALPTPARQMIWQNAFEAHYQDRLLADLSSRLPRKHPPAHTHLITCIDTRSEGLRRHLESCGDYQTLGFAGFFAVAIRFTDLLGGAPADLCPVLISPNHDIAEEPAPHARRAAERRVSGATSLSGAETAFHVAKESAAAPFVLAEAAGWIAAPLSAAKTLTPSAVAGVRRRLRDMITPAAQTLLNVESMPLHERVLFAQVTLKTIGLTTGFGRLVVLCGHHSDTENNPYQASLDCGACGGQGGGPNARAAARILNQSDVRDELRSAGIDIPDHTHVVAALHDTATDRITVLDAHLISPDHRRDVARLEADLARAGRALAAERCAVLPGARRRFSARAAARHVGRRSVDWAQVYPEWGLAGNAAFVIAPRDVTRGLDLHRRTFLHSYDADTDDDATALETILTAPLVVAQWINCQYYFSAVAPDVFGAGTKTVHNVVGNVGVITGHVGDLRLGLPWQSVSYRDRLLHEPLRLLAVVQAPLTRIDTVVGRNPILQQLFGNDWVTVAAREHPAHPWQRWTRAGWQLWTETHCSQALHDEEMIP, from the coding sequence ATGACCGAGGCGACCTCAACCCGACCGGACTCGGCCCGGGCCCGGCTACGCAGTGACATCCGGCTTTCCGCGCGGGTGCTGCCCACGCATTATCCGCTGGACACCTTCATCGCGGTGAACCCTTTGGCCGGACTGCAGGCGATGCCATTCGAACAGGCCGTCCGGCGTGCGGGCGACCTCTACGGGACACCGGGCACCCTGCCCGAGGCCATGTTCCGCAGGCTGTACCACCAGGGGCGTATCACCGATGCCGACTTGGACCGAGCGCTCGCACGCCGCTATCCGAGACTCGCCGAGGAGCCGGGCCTGCAGCTGGAGAACCGGCGGGTGACAGCCACGGCTCTGCTGCGTGCCGACCTTCTGTACGGGGTTCCCGCCCCAGAACCACAGCGGCGGTATCGAACTCGCGCCGAAGAGTGGGCCACCGGCGACGCCGACATCGTCGATACGCAAGCCGCGAAGTGGATGGCGGCGTTCCTCGGCGAGGCGAGTTGGCCGATGCCCGGCCGCGAGCAGGGTTTCTACCCGGCGTGGCGCGCACTCGCGCCGACCGATCGCACCCTGACGCGCACCGTGCGGGCCAGGTTGCGCGGCGTCGCCGAACGGCCGGACGACGCTGTGCTGGTGGCGCTGGACGCTCTCGGCGTCGCCGACGGCGACCGGGTCACCTATTTGCAGGCCCACCTGACCCGGCTGCCGGGCTGGGCCGCGCACGTGAACTGGTGCGCCGACCGTGACGTCGGCGTCGACCTGCTGCAATACCTGGCAATGCGGCTGAGTTATGAAGCGGCGCTTCTGGACAACCGCCGTAGCCAGCCCACCGAGCCGGCTCTTCCGGCTCTGTGGACGGCCAAGGACCGCGCTGCGCACCTGCTCGAGGCGTGCGGGATCAGTGACGTCACCGAGTCCGATCTGGCGACGGCGGCGCGGATCCTGGCGGCGTTGCCGACACCGGCCCGCCAGATGATCTGGCAGAACGCATTCGAGGCTCACTATCAGGACCGGCTGCTCGCCGACCTGTCCTCGCGCCTACCGCGGAAGCACCCGCCCGCGCACACCCACCTGATCACGTGCATCGACACCCGATCGGAAGGGCTGCGCCGCCACCTCGAATCGTGCGGTGACTACCAGACCCTGGGATTCGCAGGTTTCTTTGCCGTCGCGATCCGATTCACCGACCTGCTGGGAGGCGCGCCAGCCGACCTGTGTCCAGTGCTGATCTCACCCAACCACGACATCGCGGAAGAGCCTGCGCCGCACGCTCGTCGCGCCGCCGAGCGCCGGGTGAGCGGCGCCACCAGCCTTAGCGGGGCCGAGACGGCATTCCATGTCGCCAAGGAGTCTGCGGCTGCACCTTTCGTTCTCGCCGAGGCCGCCGGCTGGATCGCAGCCCCCCTGTCAGCGGCCAAGACCCTGACCCCGTCGGCCGTCGCCGGGGTGCGGCGCAGGCTGCGCGACATGATCACCCCTGCGGCTCAGACGCTGCTGAACGTAGAGTCGATGCCGCTGCACGAGCGCGTGCTCTTCGCGCAGGTGACATTGAAAACCATCGGTCTGACAACGGGATTCGGACGCTTGGTGGTCCTGTGCGGGCACCACAGCGACACCGAGAACAACCCGTACCAAGCGTCACTGGACTGCGGTGCCTGCGGTGGGCAGGGCGGCGGGCCCAACGCCCGCGCGGCGGCACGGATCCTCAACCAGTCCGACGTCCGCGACGAGTTGCGCAGTGCGGGCATCGACATCCCGGATCACACACACGTCGTCGCGGCCCTGCATGACACCGCCACCGACCGGATCACCGTGCTCGACGCCCACCTGATCTCTCCTGACCACCGTCGCGACGTCGCCCGCCTCGAAGCCGATCTCGCGCGTGCCGGACGTGCGCTGGCAGCCGAGCGGTGCGCGGTGCTGCCGGGCGCCCGGCGGCGCTTCTCGGCCCGCGCCGCTGCCAGGCACGTCGGACGCAGATCGGTCGACTGGGCGCAGGTGTACCCGGAGTGGGGGCTGGCCGGCAATGCCGCATTCGTCATCGCTCCCCGCGACGTCACCCGCGGACTAGACCTACACCGGCGCACCTTCCTGCACTCCTACGACGCGGACACCGACGACGACGCCACGGCGTTGGAGACCATTCTGACCGCGCCACTGGTGGTGGCGCAGTGGATCAACTGCCAGTACTACTTCTCCGCTGTGGCCCCGGATGTCTTCGGGGCTGGGACCAAGACGGTCCACAACGTCGTCGGCAACGTCGGCGTGATCACCGGCCACGTCGGCGACCTCCGGCTGGGGCTGCCATGGCAGTCGGTCAGCTATCGGGACCGGTTGTTGCACGAGCCCCTTCGGCTCTTGGCGGTCGTCCAGGCGCCGCTGACACGCATCGACACCGTGGTCGGACGCAACCCGATCCTGCAACAGCTGTTCGGCAACGACTGGGTGACCGTCGCGGCCCGCGAACATCCCGCCCACCCATGGCAGCGCTGGACGCGGGCCGGCTGGCAGTTGTGGACCGAAACCCATTGCTCACAAGCGCTTCACGACGAGGAGATGATTCCATGA
- a CDS encoding sensor domain-containing protein, translated as MADNDSVRNDAAIRCVRAAGALFAASALLSGCVSEVKGTAVRSHGIGPVDIPPLDETRLDAILLTVDELNEIVGSTRLEVTSELEEMTDHSAEVSDPDCLGAVYGAEAPVYAGTGWTAMRDQLAREPDEDNDHWVEQTAVLYPSSGNAERFFADSSSTWQDCATSAIAVGEGDYLWELGEVGVGDTLITQKTTQEGADGWACQHALSVVSNLTVEAWACGYSITDEAAAIADAMIQNAAE; from the coding sequence ATGGCTGATAATGACTCGGTGAGAAACGACGCCGCGATCCGATGCGTGCGCGCTGCCGGGGCGCTGTTCGCGGCGTCTGCGCTGCTCTCGGGGTGTGTCAGCGAAGTCAAGGGGACGGCGGTGCGCAGCCATGGCATCGGTCCGGTCGACATCCCGCCGCTTGACGAAACCCGACTCGATGCGATCCTGCTGACCGTCGATGAACTCAACGAGATCGTCGGCTCGACGCGGCTGGAAGTGACCAGCGAGCTCGAGGAGATGACCGACCATTCTGCGGAGGTGTCAGATCCTGATTGCCTCGGTGCGGTGTACGGCGCCGAGGCGCCGGTGTATGCGGGCACCGGCTGGACGGCGATGCGGGACCAGCTGGCGCGCGAACCCGACGAGGACAACGACCACTGGGTCGAGCAGACCGCTGTGCTGTACCCGTCGTCCGGGAACGCCGAGAGATTCTTCGCCGACTCGTCGTCCACCTGGCAGGACTGCGCCACCTCTGCGATCGCGGTCGGGGAGGGCGACTATCTGTGGGAACTCGGCGAGGTCGGCGTCGGCGACACCCTGATCACCCAGAAGACCACCCAGGAGGGTGCCGACGGCTGGGCCTGCCAGCATGCGCTGTCCGTGGTGTCGAACCTCACGGTGGAAGCGTGGGCGTGCGGCTACAGCATCACCGACGAGGCCGCCGCGATCGCCGACGCGATGATCCAAAACGCGGCCGAGTAA
- a CDS encoding ANTAR domain-containing protein: MSLTGTDETSRQVIDIAVGILIGLRGCSRREAFDELVRVVHQTGLGLGAIASGLVAIASGSASADHAEAFTAWGELIRTRRTGRLATAS, from the coding sequence ATGAGTCTGACCGGGACGGACGAGACGTCGCGTCAAGTCATCGATATCGCTGTCGGCATCCTGATCGGCCTCCGCGGATGCTCGCGCCGCGAAGCCTTCGACGAGCTGGTGCGGGTGGTGCATCAGACCGGTCTTGGGCTCGGTGCGATCGCGTCAGGCCTGGTCGCGATCGCCAGTGGGTCGGCATCGGCCGATCATGCCGAGGCCTTCACCGCATGGGGCGAGCTGATCAGAACCCGCCGCACCGGCCGGTTGGCCACCGCGAGCTGA
- a CDS encoding aldo/keto reductase has translation MAEDFAIADVPFTHDPWVAARDRYAAMPYRRVGTSGLLLPAISLGLWYNFGDNRPFDVQRQVLRHAFDRGITHFDLANNYGPPYGSAEENFGRMLRRDFKPYRNELIISTKAGWDMWPGPYGQLGSRTYLLASLDESLARLGLDYVDIFYSHRIDPTTPLEETIGALDAAVRAGKARYVGISSYSAAKTAESAAIARRLGTPLVIHQPSYSLLNRWIEGGLNTELANAGMGAIAFTALGQGLLTDRYLQQSAADVDRATARPTFDDQLVTDDVRAKLQGLAGIAERRGQTLAQLALAWVLRDPTVASTLIGASSVAQLEENLGALDNLAFTPEELDEIDGYASESGIDLWRESSDL, from the coding sequence ATGGCCGAGGACTTTGCGATCGCCGACGTTCCCTTCACCCACGATCCATGGGTGGCGGCGCGGGACCGATACGCTGCGATGCCCTATCGCCGGGTGGGCACATCAGGGCTTCTATTGCCGGCTATCTCTCTCGGGCTTTGGTACAACTTCGGCGACAACCGGCCTTTCGACGTCCAGCGACAGGTGTTGCGGCACGCGTTCGACCGGGGCATCACCCACTTCGACCTGGCCAACAATTACGGCCCACCGTACGGTTCGGCCGAGGAGAACTTCGGTCGGATGCTGCGTCGCGACTTCAAGCCGTACCGCAACGAGCTCATCATCTCCACCAAGGCGGGATGGGACATGTGGCCAGGACCCTATGGTCAGCTCGGCAGCCGCACGTATCTGCTTGCCAGCCTTGATGAGTCGCTCGCCCGCCTCGGCCTCGACTACGTCGACATCTTCTACTCGCATCGCATCGATCCGACGACCCCGCTCGAGGAGACCATCGGTGCCCTCGACGCCGCGGTCCGTGCAGGAAAGGCGCGCTACGTGGGTATCTCGTCGTACTCAGCTGCCAAGACCGCTGAATCGGCGGCCATCGCACGTCGGCTGGGTACCCCGCTGGTGATCCATCAGCCGTCGTACTCGCTTCTCAACCGCTGGATCGAAGGCGGCCTCAACACCGAACTCGCCAACGCCGGGATGGGTGCGATCGCGTTCACCGCGCTGGGACAAGGCCTTCTCACTGACCGATACCTTCAGCAGTCCGCGGCCGACGTCGATCGCGCCACGGCCCGTCCGACTTTCGACGACCAACTGGTGACCGACGATGTCCGCGCGAAACTCCAAGGACTCGCCGGGATCGCCGAGCGTCGGGGTCAGACCCTGGCGCAGCTGGCATTGGCTTGGGTGCTTCGCGACCCCACCGTGGCGTCCACGCTCATCGGCGCGTCGAGCGTGGCTCAACTCGAGGAAAACCTCGGTGCGCTGGACAACCTTGCCTTCACCCCGGAAGAACTCGACGAAATCGACGGGTACGCGTCCGAGTCCGGTATCGACCTGTGGCGCGAGAGCTCAGATCTCTAG